One stretch of Pradoshia sp. D12 DNA includes these proteins:
- the spoIID gene encoding stage II sporulation protein D → MKHWKPIIFAISLVAAVTIMIPTLLVAPFNDDEAEAEQHVLREPKQQPEKKAEIQTTIQVYRNTQKTVEAVDLEEYVAGVVAAEMPANFELEALKAQALTARTFIVKALTATTKKEIPKGADITDTVNDQVYLNDKELKAAWGNKYQTNMQKIKEAVSATKGQLLTYKEELITPSFFSTSNGYTENSEDYWPNALPYLRSVASPWDEKSPKYLSETTISLSEFERLLNVKVASKEDVGKIISRTEGNRIGEIEIGGKRLTGKKVREQLGLKSSDFSWYKKGDQVVITTKGYGHGVGMSQYGANGMAQSGKSYKDIISYYYKDVKISQATAYLPTYTAKK, encoded by the coding sequence ATGAAGCATTGGAAACCGATTATTTTTGCTATTAGTCTTGTTGCAGCCGTTACTATTATGATTCCCACACTCCTGGTCGCACCTTTTAATGATGATGAAGCAGAGGCTGAGCAGCACGTGTTAAGGGAACCGAAACAGCAGCCGGAGAAAAAGGCCGAGATACAAACAACCATCCAAGTGTACAGAAACACTCAAAAGACGGTGGAGGCTGTAGATTTGGAGGAATACGTAGCTGGTGTAGTTGCGGCTGAAATGCCTGCTAATTTCGAGTTAGAGGCATTAAAGGCACAAGCCCTGACAGCCAGAACGTTTATCGTAAAGGCACTTACAGCCACAACGAAGAAGGAAATTCCAAAGGGTGCCGATATAACGGATACTGTGAATGATCAGGTCTATTTAAATGATAAAGAGTTAAAAGCTGCCTGGGGAAATAAATATCAAACGAATATGCAAAAGATTAAAGAGGCCGTTTCCGCAACGAAAGGGCAGCTTTTAACCTATAAGGAAGAATTAATTACTCCATCTTTTTTCTCAACCAGCAATGGATACACCGAGAACTCAGAAGATTACTGGCCGAATGCACTTCCATACCTGCGCAGTGTGGCCAGTCCCTGGGATGAGAAATCCCCAAAATATTTAAGCGAAACAACGATATCGTTATCAGAGTTTGAACGTCTCCTAAATGTGAAGGTTGCGAGCAAAGAGGATGTTGGCAAGATAATTAGCCGAACAGAAGGAAATCGAATTGGAGAAATCGAGATAGGCGGTAAACGTCTCACTGGTAAAAAGGTAAGAGAGCAGCTTGGCCTTAAATCAAGTGATTTCTCCTGGTACAAAAAGGGCGACCAAGTTGTAATCACGACAAAGGGCTACGGTCATGGAGTAGGAATGAGTCAGTATGGAGCGAACGGAATGGCACAGTCAGGTAAATCCTATAAGGATATCATCTCCTACTATTATAAAGACGTAAAAATATCACAGGCAACAGCCTACCTGCCTACGTATACAGCGAAGAAGTGA